DNA from Deltaproteobacteria bacterium:
AAGAACTCAAGACAATGGCCAAATCCGTTCACATGGAACTTGAGGAAAAGAAGGTCGAGTTCATCGATATTGTTACGGAGAAAGCGAAAGCGAAGAACACCCTGACCAGCCTTACAAAGGGAATTGAGGATATCGGAAAAAGAAAAGAGAGGGACATCAGGGAAATAAATGAAAACAGGGAAAGACTCTCTGCTGCCGGTAAAAATCTCAATCATTTGAAGTCGGGGTTAACAAGGGACGAGGAAACACTCGACCATCTCAGGGAAAGGGAAAAGCTTATCTCCCAGGAGCATGCACAAGCGAAATATGATCTGCAGCTGCTTGACGAAAACATCTCAGAAAAAAAGGAGGAAACGGGAGGGAAATCATCACGGCTTTCATCCTTAAAGGAACTGCAGGAAAGCTATGCCTGGTGCAGCGAAGGCACGAAGTCCATTATGAAAGAGAAGGTCGATCGCCTCGATACGCTGCCGCGCGAAACCTTTCTGGGACTCGTGGCAGATATTCTCGACGTCCCCGAAGAACACGAAACGGCTGTTGAGGCTGTCCTGGGGGAAAAACTCCAGTATGTAGTAGTTAAAAGTCAGAGAGACGGCGTGAAGGCCATCGACTACCTGAAAAATTCTTCTTCAGGGAGGGGAAGTTTTGTTCCCCTTGAGGTCAGGAATCACCTCCTCGGTTATGAGGCAGACCATCTCAAGGAAGCGGTCAGGCTCATTGATAGGGTCGATGTTCATCAGGGCTTTGAAAAAATAGCCGATTACCTGCTGGGGGATGTCTTATTGATACCGAATCTCGTAAGCGGCATTTCGCTCTGGGAGCGAAACGGTTTCAGAGGTACTTTTGTTACATCCGAAGGAGATATCATAAACCCGCATGGAGTATTAACAGGAGGAAGCAGAACGAACGGCGAAAAAAGCCTCCTCCGTAATAAGCGAGAAATCACCGAGCTGGAAGAAGAGGTAAATCAGTTACAAGCTTTGCTTGAGGAGGAAACGAAAAAGAAAAAGGCAACGGCATCTCTTATCCTGCAATGGGAAGAAGAATTACTTCAAATAAAATCTGAAATCCGTGATCTTGAACTCCAGGTCAAAGGCAAGCAAAAAGATGTGGAGAGGTTTGAGGCTGAGAGAAAAGGGATCGAGCAGAGAATAAAAATACTCGATTTCAGTTGTGAGAATCTGCAGTCGGAAGAAGCAAGTATTTTAGAGAAGATAATAACTATCAAGGAAGATATCGCATCCTGCGAAACGAGCGAAGAAATGGTCAACGATGCTATCTCTTCCCTCCAGGAAAAGTGGGAGGCGTTAAAAGCTGAAGCAGAAGAGCAGGAAGGACGTCTCACCAAAGAAAAAGTCCTTCTGGCATCCCTTGAAGAAAAGAGCAATGCCGACCGTAAAACGATAGCAAGACTGGAAACCGACAGGGAAAACACCTCCCGTGAAATCGATGTCAGAATCAGGGAGCTAAAGCTCAGTGATCATGAATTCGAGATCATAACCAATCAAATATCGGCTGAACAGGAACTCCTCGAACACCTGTACTCGGATCATGAGAACGTTGAAAGTACCCTCTCGGAAGCAAGGGCTTCACAGCAGGAAAGGGAATCTTTATTAAGAAACCGGGAGACGGAACTCAGGGAGGTAAAAAAATCCCTCGACCAGGTCGTTAAGGAATCCAATGATCTGGAGATGGCATATCGGGAGTTCTCTTTCCAGATGGATAGCTTAACGAAAGGCATTCAGGGAAAATACTATGTGGATTTGGAAGCCTTAGTCCCCTGTTTTCAACGACTCGATGAACCGGACATACAGGAACTCAGTGTCAAACTCGATAAAGACAGACAATCTGCCGAAAATTTTGGTGAAGTGAATCTGCTTGCGCTCAGTGAATATGAGCAGCTAAAAGAACGCTTTGACTTCCTTACGGGCCAGGTTTCAGATCTTAATGCCTCCATGGATGCACTCCAGAGGACAATAACAAAAATTAATAACGAATCCCGAAAAAGGTTCGCAGAGACATTTGAGGCAGTGAATCGGTGTTTCAAGGAAGTGTTCGCCAGAATGTTCCCGGGCGGCAGAGGTGAACTGCGCCTTACGGATGATGAAGACATGCTGGAAACGGGTGTGGACATCGACATTCAGATTCCCGGAAAGCGGGCTCAGAGTATCAGTCTGTTGTCGGGTGGTGAAAAGTCCCTCGCTGCCATTGCCCTCATTTTTGCCATTCTGCTCTATCGACCCGTCCCCTTTCTGGTCTTAGATGAGGTAGACGCCGCGCTTGACGATGCAAATATATCTCTGTTTAATAACCTCGTTAAGGACCTCTCGTCAAATTCCCAGATA
Protein-coding regions in this window:
- the smc gene encoding chromosome segregation protein SMC, which encodes MRLKRLEIAGFKSFRDKVVLDFSKGISAVVGPNGCGKSNIVDAIRWVMGEQRVKTLRGKKMDDVIFHGAENAAPVGMAEVSMILDCNGLQFPGAYAECSEVMISRKLFREGESEYTINKAPCRLIDVRDFFMSTGTGVRTYSLVEQNSVAGLVEAKPEERRQFIEDAAGISKYKTRKESASRKMEATRQNIVRLDDIIREVKSQLNAVSRQAKKAEQYKALKKEIKEAELTLALQTYADLSGKKEALEIARGALNKRELEVKTKLQEFEASIEELKAEVLHSEESVSEYQEKLYDNRNSINIKEQGIEYCKGKIKDIASQKLKNTSEIDLLRVRQENLGKEMETLAAMAGKSDDKINTIRNNVLSNQTKVEELKTMAKSVHMELEEKKVEFIDIVTEKAKAKNTLTSLTKGIEDIGKRKERDIREINENRERLSAAGKNLNHLKSGLTRDEETLDHLREREKLISQEHAQAKYDLQLLDENISEKKEETGGKSSRLSSLKELQESYAWCSEGTKSIMKEKVDRLDTLPRETFLGLVADILDVPEEHETAVEAVLGEKLQYVVVKSQRDGVKAIDYLKNSSSGRGSFVPLEVRNHLLGYEADHLKEAVRLIDRVDVHQGFEKIADYLLGDVLLIPNLVSGISLWERNGFRGTFVTSEGDIINPHGVLTGGSRTNGEKSLLRNKREITELEEEVNQLQALLEEETKKKKATASLILQWEEELLQIKSEIRDLELQVKGKQKDVERFEAERKGIEQRIKILDFSCENLQSEEASILEKIITIKEDIASCETSEEMVNDAISSLQEKWEALKAEAEEQEGRLTKEKVLLASLEEKSNADRKTIARLETDRENTSREIDVRIRELKLSDHEFEIITNQISAEQELLEHLYSDHENVESTLSEARASQQERESLLRNRETELREVKKSLDQVVKESNDLEMAYREFSFQMDSLTKGIQGKYYVDLEALVPCFQRLDEPDIQELSVKLDKDRQSAENFGEVNLLALSEYEQLKERFDFLTGQVSDLNASMDALQRTITKINNESRKRFAETFEAVNRCFKEVFARMFPGGRGELRLTDDEDMLETGVDIDIQIPGKRAQSISLLSGGEKSLAAIALIFAILLYRPVPFLVLDEVDAALDDANISLFNNLVKDLSSNSQIIMVTHNKRTMEVSEYLFGITMQKQGISTMVSVALN